In one window of Catalinimonas alkaloidigena DNA:
- a CDS encoding undecaprenyl-diphosphate phosphatase, whose translation MSVLQAIILAIVEGLTEFLPVSSTGHMIIVSTLMGLNENEFTKIFEVNIQFGTILSVIILYYRRFFRSIDFYYRLFVAFLPAAVIGLLLSDFIDALLENVVVVAISLLLGGIVLIFIDRVFQGGDDDSSHVPYPKALVIGFFQCLAMIPGVSRSAATIIGGQAQGLSRKAAAEFSFFLAVPTMAAASGYKLLKDHEALSVDNLPILLLGNLVGFVVAMLAIRFFIDYLTRHGFKVFGYYRIVLGLLILGLLAAGVDLQI comes from the coding sequence ATGAGCGTTCTACAAGCGATCATTCTGGCCATTGTAGAAGGGTTGACGGAATTTCTGCCCGTTTCGTCGACCGGTCACATGATCATCGTCTCGACCCTGATGGGCCTTAACGAGAACGAGTTTACCAAAATCTTTGAGGTCAACATCCAATTCGGCACCATCCTGTCGGTTATCATTCTCTACTACCGTCGGTTTTTCCGTTCGATCGACTTTTACTACCGGCTGTTTGTGGCATTTCTGCCCGCCGCGGTAATCGGCCTGTTGCTGAGTGACTTTATCGATGCATTGCTCGAAAACGTAGTCGTGGTGGCGATCTCCCTGCTGCTGGGCGGTATCGTGCTGATCTTTATCGACCGGGTCTTTCAGGGTGGAGACGACGACAGCAGCCACGTTCCTTACCCGAAGGCGTTGGTCATTGGCTTCTTCCAGTGTCTGGCGATGATTCCGGGCGTATCGCGTTCGGCCGCGACCATCATCGGAGGGCAGGCGCAGGGCCTGAGCCGGAAAGCCGCCGCCGAGTTTTCGTTCTTCCTGGCGGTGCCGACCATGGCGGCCGCGTCGGGCTACAAACTGCTGAAAGACCACGAGGCGCTTTCGGTCGACAACCTGCCGATCCTGCTCCTGGGCAATCTGGTGGGCTTTGTCGTCGCCATGCTGGCCATTCGTTTTTTCATTGATTATTTGACGCGTCACGGCTTCAAGGTATTCGGCTACTACCGCATTGTGCTGGGGCTGTTGATTTTGGGGCTGCTGGCCGCCGGCGTCGATTTACAAATCTGA
- a CDS encoding DUF3098 domain-containing protein, translating to MEDRNKLAFGRKNYLLMLATIGALMLGFILMSLDTETYGFGFLGLTLGPLLLVIGFALGFFAILVKDKPAE from the coding sequence ATGGAAGATCGTAACAAGCTGGCGTTTGGCCGGAAAAATTACCTCCTGATGCTGGCCACCATTGGTGCGCTCATGCTCGGGTTTATCCTCATGTCGCTCGATACCGAAACCTATGGGTTTGGCTTTCTGGGCCTGACCCTCGGCCCGCTTCTGCTGGTGATCGGCTTTGCCCTCGGTTTTTTTGCCATCCTTGTGAAAGATAAGCCGGCCGAATGA
- a CDS encoding cell division protein FtsX, which translates to MPATAVTRRRKRHGSYPYFSVMFSITMALFVIGLFGEVLLHANRLSQVVRGGIRMQIYLNREVTENERISFYKALAERPYVAKEGQEPQIEFISKEQAAEELSREIQGVDSNFTQLLGSNPLRDAFIMRVQSDYATSEAMQQIKTELEDMPSVFEVFYIESVVSNINRNITQISLVLLTLALVLVLTVVVLINNTIKLALFSQRFLVRSMQLVGATSWFIQRPFLWRAIWQGVLSGIVASGLIYLLLEWAYRQIPELETLRQDELFWGLCLSLLLIGGLIGFFSAYASVRRYLRMSLDELY; encoded by the coding sequence ATGCCAGCAACCGCCGTCACGCGCCGTCGCAAACGCCACGGTAGTTATCCTTACTTCTCCGTTATGTTCAGCATCACGATGGCGCTGTTCGTCATCGGATTGTTCGGGGAAGTATTGCTTCACGCCAATCGCCTGTCGCAGGTGGTGCGTGGAGGAATCCGCATGCAGATCTACCTGAACCGTGAGGTCACTGAAAACGAACGCATCTCGTTTTACAAAGCCCTGGCCGAACGGCCCTACGTCGCCAAGGAAGGGCAGGAGCCTCAAATCGAGTTTATTTCTAAAGAACAGGCGGCCGAAGAGCTTTCGCGCGAAATTCAGGGCGTCGACAGCAACTTTACGCAGCTGCTGGGCAGCAACCCGCTGCGCGATGCGTTCATCATGCGGGTGCAGAGCGATTACGCCACCAGCGAGGCCATGCAACAGATCAAAACTGAGCTGGAAGACATGCCTTCGGTGTTCGAAGTGTTCTACATCGAAAGTGTGGTGAGCAACATCAACCGGAACATCACCCAGATCAGCCTCGTGCTGCTCACGTTGGCGCTGGTGTTGGTACTGACGGTGGTGGTGCTGATCAACAACACCATCAAGCTGGCGCTTTTCTCGCAGCGGTTCCTGGTCCGCAGCATGCAACTGGTCGGGGCCACTTCCTGGTTTATCCAACGGCCGTTCCTGTGGCGGGCCATCTGGCAGGGCGTGCTCAGCGGAATTGTCGCTTCCGGGTTGATTTACTTACTTTTAGAATGGGCCTACCGGCAGATTCCCGAACTGGAAACCTTGCGGCAGGATGAACTGTTTTGGGGGCTTTGCCTATCTTTGTTGCTGATTGGTGGGCTGATCGGCTTTTTCAGTGCGTATGCCTCCGTTCGCCGCTACCTGCGTATGTCGCTCGACGAGCTTTACTAA
- the truB gene encoding tRNA pseudouridine(55) synthase TruB, whose protein sequence is MTEPAEEGRVVLIDKPLGWSSFDVVKKVRNTLRVRKGKRVKVGHAGTLDPMATGLLILCTGPMTKQIDRFQAQEKEYEGELTLGQVTASYDSEAPVQEECDPSHLDEATIRAATGAFVGHIQQRPPIFSAIRVDGERLYKLARRGEDVEIKPRPVTIDVFEITAIDMPRVRFRVVCSKGTYIRSLAHDFGQALGVGAHLTGLRRTRIGDFHVDAARTIDVFVQEEKALHDARRAADDAASNSGEERL, encoded by the coding sequence ATGACGGAACCTGCGGAAGAAGGCCGGGTGGTTTTAATCGACAAACCGCTCGGGTGGTCCTCGTTCGACGTGGTGAAGAAAGTGCGGAACACCCTCCGCGTGCGCAAGGGGAAGCGCGTCAAAGTGGGCCATGCCGGGACGCTCGACCCGATGGCCACCGGGTTGCTCATCCTCTGCACCGGGCCCATGACCAAACAGATCGACCGTTTTCAGGCGCAGGAGAAGGAGTACGAAGGGGAGCTGACCCTGGGGCAGGTGACGGCCTCGTACGACTCCGAAGCACCGGTGCAGGAAGAGTGCGATCCGTCGCATTTGGACGAAGCCACCATCCGTGCGGCGACCGGGGCTTTTGTCGGCCACATCCAGCAGCGTCCTCCCATTTTCTCGGCCATTCGGGTGGATGGCGAGCGCCTTTATAAACTGGCCCGCCGCGGCGAAGACGTCGAAATCAAACCTCGGCCCGTGACCATCGATGTATTCGAAATTACCGCCATCGACATGCCGCGCGTGCGGTTTCGGGTGGTCTGTTCCAAAGGGACCTACATCCGCAGCCTTGCGCACGATTTCGGGCAGGCACTGGGCGTAGGAGCACACCTGACGGGCCTGCGCCGCACCCGCATTGGCGACTTTCACGTGGACGCCGCGCGCACCATCGACGTGTTTGTGCAGGAAGAGAAGGCCCTGCACGACGCGCGCCGTGCGGCCGACGACGCAGCTTCTAACTCCGGCGAGGAGCGATTGTAA
- a CDS encoding MaoC family dehydratase yields the protein MLQPDDTFTQALRYTQADVDRFADVTGDHNPIHSDPDYAAQTPFRRPIIHGMLSAGVFSRVLGTQFPGEGTIYLRQTLDFKRPMYVDTDYEAVLTVQQVDREKHRAVVTTTIRDGAGKVTVQGEAEIMHRTLL from the coding sequence ATGCTTCAACCCGACGATACCTTCACGCAGGCGTTGCGCTACACCCAGGCCGACGTCGATCGCTTCGCCGACGTTACCGGCGACCACAACCCCATCCATTCCGATCCGGACTACGCGGCCCAGACGCCCTTCCGGCGGCCCATCATCCACGGCATGCTGAGTGCAGGTGTTTTTTCGCGCGTATTAGGTACACAGTTCCCCGGTGAGGGAACCATTTACCTGCGGCAGACGCTGGACTTTAAACGGCCCATGTACGTGGATACCGACTACGAAGCGGTGCTGACCGTACAACAGGTAGACCGGGAAAAGCATCGGGCGGTCGTCACGACGACGATCCGCGACGGCGCCGGGAAAGTAACGGTGCAGGGCGAGGCGGAAATTATGCATCGCACGTTGTTATAA
- a CDS encoding bifunctional riboflavin kinase/FAD synthetase: protein MKVYHGPEQFQKLSCAVVTSGTFDGVHIGHQKILSRLREIADAEGGETVLITYWPHPRLVLHPEQHDLQLLSTIDEKIRLLEKYGVDHLLIMPFTKEFSQLTSEQFIRRILVDTIGTRKLVIGYDHRFGRNREGSFEHLKEFAPTYGFTVEEIPRQEIDDVGISSTKIRHALQEGNVHIANEFLGEPYTLTGEVVPGDQRGRQIDFPTANLYIPEKYKLIPANGVYAVRVQKWVAEPTPYPWGGMMNIGLRPTVASAASERRIEVHLFDFHEELYGQRLVVGVVDLIRFEQKFESLASLRDQLVKDETAARRLLA from the coding sequence ATGAAGGTTTATCACGGTCCCGAACAATTTCAGAAGCTTTCCTGCGCCGTTGTTACCAGTGGTACGTTCGACGGTGTCCACATCGGCCATCAGAAAATACTCTCCCGCCTGCGGGAAATTGCCGATGCTGAAGGCGGCGAAACGGTGCTGATTACCTACTGGCCTCATCCGCGGTTGGTGTTGCATCCGGAACAGCACGACCTGCAACTCCTCTCGACCATCGACGAGAAAATCCGCCTCTTGGAAAAATACGGCGTCGATCACCTGCTCATCATGCCGTTTACGAAGGAGTTCTCGCAACTGACTTCCGAGCAATTTATCCGGCGCATTCTGGTCGACACCATCGGCACGCGCAAGCTGGTTATCGGCTACGACCACCGGTTTGGCCGCAACCGGGAGGGGAGCTTCGAGCACCTGAAAGAATTTGCCCCCACCTACGGCTTCACGGTCGAAGAAATTCCGCGTCAGGAAATCGACGATGTGGGCATCAGTTCTACCAAAATACGCCATGCCTTGCAGGAAGGTAACGTGCACATTGCCAACGAGTTTCTGGGCGAACCGTATACACTGACAGGCGAGGTTGTGCCCGGCGACCAACGCGGGCGGCAGATTGATTTTCCTACGGCAAACCTCTATATTCCTGAAAAGTACAAACTCATTCCCGCCAATGGCGTATATGCAGTACGGGTACAGAAGTGGGTTGCTGAACCGACTCCTTATCCGTGGGGAGGCATGATGAACATCGGGTTGCGCCCTACCGTAGCTTCAGCGGCCAGCGAGCGTAGAATCGAAGTGCATCTGTTTGACTTTCATGAAGAACTGTACGGACAGCGACTGGTGGTCGGTGTGGTAGACCTGATTCGCTTTGAGCAGAAGTTCGAAAGTCTGGCTTCCCTGCGGGACCAGTTGGTCAAAGACGAGACAGCAGCGCGGCGGCTTCTGGCGTAA
- a CDS encoding endonuclease/exonuclease/phosphatase family protein, with the protein MEYLLFFLSGLFLLISVLPLFRTDFWWVRVWDFPRAQIFLFSAILLGFNLWYLQFDGAAPVVFTVLLAAAMIYQGVMIAPFTPFYPKQATSAKHPDDECSFTLVEANVRMENKETEAFVELAKEVDPDILVVNEPNQWWADRIQELDDRYPFCVKNPLDNTYGMILYSKLPLIDPTINYLVDDEVPSIHTFVELPNKARFELYCVHPQPPEIGSNTDDRDAELLIVAKKSRKSDVPTIVTGDLNDVAWSFTTKLFQKISHMVDPRVGRGFFNTYNAHIPFFRYPLDHVFYSPKFTLIRMERLRKYGSDHYPILISLCLQPEREQEQDTPVADAEDKEIAEEMIQKPFEQEN; encoded by the coding sequence ATGGAATATTTACTTTTCTTCCTGAGCGGACTCTTTCTGCTCATCTCGGTCCTGCCGCTTTTCAGAACCGATTTCTGGTGGGTGCGCGTCTGGGATTTTCCGCGTGCACAGATCTTTCTGTTCAGCGCCATCCTGCTGGGCTTCAACCTGTGGTACCTGCAATTCGACGGGGCCGCGCCGGTGGTTTTCACCGTGCTGCTGGCCGCTGCCATGATCTACCAGGGCGTCATGATCGCGCCGTTCACGCCCTTTTATCCGAAACAGGCCACCAGTGCCAAACACCCTGACGACGAATGCTCTTTCACACTGGTGGAAGCCAACGTGCGGATGGAAAACAAAGAGACAGAAGCGTTTGTCGAACTCGCCAAAGAGGTCGATCCTGACATTCTGGTCGTCAATGAGCCGAACCAGTGGTGGGCCGACCGCATTCAGGAGCTGGACGACCGTTACCCGTTTTGCGTGAAGAATCCGCTGGATAACACCTACGGCATGATTCTTTATTCCAAGTTGCCGCTGATCGATCCGACGATCAACTACCTGGTTGATGACGAGGTGCCTTCCATTCACACGTTTGTGGAACTGCCCAACAAAGCTCGGTTCGAGTTGTATTGCGTGCATCCGCAACCGCCGGAAATCGGCTCGAACACCGACGACCGGGATGCCGAGTTGCTGATCGTCGCTAAAAAATCCCGAAAATCGGACGTGCCGACCATCGTGACCGGCGACCTGAACGACGTGGCCTGGTCGTTCACCACGAAACTGTTTCAGAAGATCAGCCACATGGTGGACCCCCGGGTAGGGCGCGGCTTTTTTAATACCTACAACGCACACATTCCGTTTTTTCGCTACCCGCTCGATCACGTCTTCTACTCCCCCAAGTTCACGCTGATCCGCATGGAGCGCCTGCGTAAATACGGTTCCGACCATTACCCCATCTTGATTTCGCTGTGCCTCCAACCCGAGCGGGAGCAGGAACAGGACACGCCCGTTGCCGATGCTGAAGACAAGGAAATTGCCGAGGAGATGATCCAGAAACCCTTTGAGCAGGAGAACTGA
- a CDS encoding RNA polymerase sigma factor, with product MKDREVLERIKSGDESALDYLYRKHYRMMVRLVTNNSGSEDEAKDIFQDALIVFWQKAHDPTFELTSKISTFLYSVCLNLWRKELDRKLRMSGEMREGADHAHEDLERRERIEIITRSIESLGETCRKVLTYHYFDRLSMQDIADRLGFANADTAKSKKYKCKKELDRIVKAQFKATDFLD from the coding sequence ATGAAAGACCGGGAGGTTCTGGAACGCATCAAAAGCGGCGACGAAAGTGCCCTGGATTACCTCTACCGGAAGCATTACCGGATGATGGTCCGGCTCGTCACCAACAACAGCGGTTCAGAAGATGAGGCCAAAGATATTTTTCAGGATGCTTTGATTGTTTTCTGGCAAAAGGCGCACGATCCGACGTTCGAGCTCACTTCCAAGATCAGCACATTCCTCTACAGCGTTTGTCTGAATCTGTGGCGCAAGGAACTGGATCGGAAGCTTCGGATGAGTGGCGAGATGCGGGAGGGAGCCGATCACGCTCACGAGGATCTGGAACGTCGCGAACGGATCGAGATCATCACCCGGAGCATTGAGTCGTTGGGAGAGACGTGTCGTAAAGTATTGACCTATCATTATTTCGATCGGCTCTCCATGCAGGACATCGCCGATCGGTTGGGATTCGCCAATGCCGATACGGCAAAATCGAAAAAGTACAAGTGTAAAAAGGAGCTGGACCGGATTGTGAAGGCTCAGTTTAAGGCAACGGATTTCTTGGATTAG
- a CDS encoding UvrD-helicase domain-containing protein: MEEAVFKIYSSSAGSGKTYTLTKEYLMLVLRDPQRFRSVLAVTFTNKATAEMKNRIVSTLADLKAGKPTPLGKELQAQLDLSDEQLQRNAQLVLESILHDYSHFAVSTIDSFFQRILRSFAYEAAQNANYRLEMDQGKVIRELTDQLLLELGQDRHLMEWLLHFAESRVDEGKGWDFRRDIQELAQEIFKEPFKTFEERMGERLRDRDFVPGFLEKVREVQLSFETEMKRIGQEAQALLDSYELTVEDFLYGKSGVGGYFLRLAAGKDFDPKARARQALLDDKWHKKKHPKELELLAVLDGGLRDLLAEAIDLYDQEYQRYAAASEVLRYIYTFGILSDLTRKLQDYRDEHNLLLISDVTRFLNDILRDNDAHYIYEKAGTAYRHFLIDEFQDTSGFQWENFRPLIINSLAEGETSLIVGDVKQSIYRWRGGDWQLLLHKVEQDVPQHQRINLDHNWRSLPLVIDFNNQFFQTASRTLTEHLVSTIGEAESLPDQERLQLQAGHLIRAYGDVAQKFPDLKRNGLTQEGHIQIRFLERPTGAEADDEEVLTWKEAALEAMVRTIEDLQRRGYRPADIALLVRNRREGTEIAQFLLHYARERAQPGIDYAVISSESLMLQSATTVRLLLSALQCLKNPRDRIATALLLQEYNRYILGDEAADDLSVYYSIPPEEAEEAELEALLYAHLPHEFVEQRAFLSRLALYELSESLIRIFRLHEQHEERAYLQGFQDLVLDYSRTEKTDIASFLDWWKENGHRKPVQMPGVQNAMPILTIHKSKGLEYPAVIIPFCSWSLDHKHTQTNILWAATEAEPFNLVSQMPIRYGTRLRQTCYADAYYTEMVSAYLDNLNTLYVAFTRARDALYLLAPAPKKEGSLKEADGLLYRLASEPKLGTWDPETLTYTLGQPTQRQQEKEPTTVRTLTPGQYPTGAWRDKLMIKSEAEDFFEDLSGETPVNWSHLLRDLLKSLRSSADLDTALTRLYFTGKITLEEQHQLEAKAKRLLGQPPMRDWFRPGRRVKTNFSLLNKFGETRRIDRVVMDGQHAIVVEFAGEEAEADLSGRGKAYTYPLRNMGFERIEGYVVRVDTGRIERVV; encoded by the coding sequence ATGGAGGAAGCGGTCTTCAAAATCTACAGTTCGTCGGCAGGGTCCGGAAAAACTTACACCCTCACGAAAGAATACCTCATGCTGGTGCTGCGCGACCCGCAGCGATTCCGAAGTGTGCTGGCCGTGACGTTCACCAACAAAGCCACCGCCGAGATGAAAAACCGCATCGTCTCGACGCTGGCCGACCTGAAAGCGGGTAAACCGACGCCCCTCGGGAAGGAGTTGCAAGCCCAACTCGACTTGTCCGATGAGCAACTCCAACGCAACGCGCAACTGGTGCTCGAATCGATTCTGCACGATTATTCGCACTTCGCCGTCTCGACCATCGACAGTTTTTTCCAGCGGATTCTGCGTTCGTTCGCCTACGAGGCGGCACAAAACGCGAACTACCGGCTGGAGATGGACCAGGGCAAGGTGATCCGCGAACTGACCGACCAACTGCTGCTGGAACTGGGCCAGGACCGCCACCTGATGGAATGGCTGCTGCACTTCGCCGAATCGCGCGTGGACGAGGGGAAAGGCTGGGATTTTCGGCGCGACATTCAGGAATTGGCTCAGGAGATTTTCAAGGAACCTTTCAAGACGTTCGAAGAACGGATGGGCGAACGCCTCCGCGATCGCGATTTTGTGCCCGGCTTTCTGGAGAAAGTGCGGGAGGTACAGCTTTCGTTCGAAACGGAAATGAAGCGGATCGGGCAGGAAGCCCAGGCGTTGCTCGATAGTTACGAACTGACGGTCGAGGACTTTCTGTACGGCAAAAGTGGCGTTGGCGGCTACTTCCTGCGCCTGGCCGCCGGCAAAGATTTCGATCCCAAAGCTCGCGCGCGACAGGCGCTCCTCGACGACAAGTGGCACAAGAAAAAGCATCCCAAAGAACTGGAACTGCTGGCCGTGCTCGACGGCGGCCTGCGCGATCTGCTGGCCGAAGCCATCGACCTGTATGACCAGGAATACCAGCGCTACGCGGCGGCCAGCGAGGTGCTGCGCTACATCTACACGTTCGGGATTTTGTCGGACCTGACGCGGAAGTTGCAGGACTACCGCGATGAGCACAACCTGCTGCTGATCTCGGACGTGACGCGGTTTCTGAACGATATTCTGCGCGATAACGACGCGCACTACATTTACGAAAAGGCGGGCACTGCCTACCGCCACTTCCTGATCGACGAGTTTCAGGATACCTCCGGTTTCCAGTGGGAAAATTTCCGGCCGCTGATCATCAACAGCCTCGCCGAAGGCGAAACCAGCCTGATCGTAGGCGACGTGAAACAGTCGATCTACCGCTGGCGGGGCGGCGACTGGCAACTGCTCCTGCACAAAGTAGAACAAGACGTGCCGCAACACCAGCGCATCAACCTCGACCACAACTGGCGCAGCCTGCCGCTCGTCATCGACTTCAACAACCAGTTTTTCCAGACGGCATCGCGCACGCTGACCGAACACCTCGTCAGTACCATCGGCGAGGCGGAGAGCCTGCCGGACCAGGAGCGGTTGCAACTGCAGGCGGGGCACCTGATCCGGGCGTACGGCGACGTCGCCCAGAAATTCCCGGACCTGAAACGGAACGGACTCACGCAGGAGGGTCACATACAAATCCGGTTTCTGGAACGCCCTACCGGCGCAGAAGCCGACGACGAGGAAGTGCTTACGTGGAAAGAGGCCGCGCTGGAAGCGATGGTCCGCACCATCGAAGACCTGCAACGGCGGGGCTACCGTCCGGCCGACATTGCGCTGCTGGTGCGGAACCGCCGCGAAGGCACCGAGATTGCGCAGTTCCTGTTGCACTACGCCCGCGAACGCGCCCAGCCGGGCATCGACTACGCAGTGATTTCGTCGGAGTCGCTGATGCTGCAAAGCGCCACTACGGTCCGGCTGCTGCTCAGTGCGTTGCAGTGCCTGAAAAATCCGCGCGACCGCATCGCCACGGCGCTGTTGCTGCAAGAGTACAACCGCTACATCCTGGGCGACGAAGCGGCCGACGATCTGTCCGTCTACTACAGCATTCCGCCGGAAGAGGCCGAAGAAGCCGAACTGGAAGCGCTGCTGTACGCCCACCTGCCGCACGAGTTTGTCGAACAACGGGCCTTTCTGAGTCGCCTCGCGTTGTACGAACTGTCTGAGTCGCTGATTCGGATTTTCAGGCTGCACGAGCAACACGAGGAACGGGCCTACCTGCAAGGGTTTCAGGATCTGGTGCTGGACTATAGCCGCACCGAAAAGACCGACATCGCCTCGTTTCTGGACTGGTGGAAGGAAAACGGCCACCGCAAGCCCGTACAGATGCCCGGCGTGCAGAACGCCATGCCCATCCTGACGATCCACAAATCGAAGGGGCTGGAGTACCCGGCCGTGATTATCCCGTTTTGCAGTTGGTCGCTCGACCACAAACACACGCAAACCAACATTCTGTGGGCCGCCACCGAGGCCGAGCCCTTCAATCTGGTGAGCCAGATGCCCATTCGCTACGGCACCAGGCTGCGCCAGACCTGTTACGCCGATGCCTACTACACCGAAATGGTGAGTGCGTACCTGGACAACCTGAATACACTGTATGTCGCCTTCACCCGTGCTCGCGACGCGCTCTACCTCCTGGCCCCTGCCCCGAAAAAAGAGGGCAGCCTCAAAGAAGCCGACGGCCTGTTGTACCGCCTGGCCTCGGAACCGAAGCTCGGCACCTGGGACCCGGAAACGCTCACTTACACGTTGGGGCAACCCACGCAGCGGCAACAGGAAAAGGAACCGACGACGGTACGCACGCTGACGCCCGGCCAGTACCCTACCGGCGCGTGGCGCGACAAATTGATGATCAAATCGGAGGCGGAAGATTTTTTCGAGGACCTTTCGGGTGAAACGCCGGTCAACTGGTCGCATCTGTTGCGCGATCTGCTAAAATCCCTACGCTCGTCGGCCGACCTCGATACGGCGCTGACGCGGCTCTACTTCACCGGAAAAATTACGCTGGAAGAGCAGCACCAACTGGAAGCCAAGGCCAAACGCTTGCTCGGTCAACCCCCGATGCGTGACTGGTTCCGACCCGGCCGACGGGTGAAAACCAACTTCTCGCTACTCAACAAATTCGGGGAGACGCGCCGGATCGACCGGGTGGTGATGGACGGGCAACACGCCATTGTCGTGGAATTTGCGGGCGAAGAGGCGGAAGCCGATCTATCGGGCCGGGGCAAAGCCTATACCTATCCGCTCCGCAACATGGGCTTTGAGCGCATCGAAGGGTACGTCGTTCGCGTCGATACGGGCCGCATCGAACGGGTGGTGTAG